One Streptomyces sp. NBC_01237 genomic region harbors:
- a CDS encoding DUF6519 domain-containing protein: MHADLSRDTFRPDRHYSAVLAQQGRVQLDADTNEQAAIQLHRARTTAADLIGRHGGPRGATGFEVKFLGGSRELDDLALGGGRYYVDGILLDATRPGPGVPAEDDATGPDGEAPDAAPATWTYWDQPDGYRDPERPGDRLPTQFPYLACLKVWERVVTAAEDPLLREVALGTAMPDTAARVKVVWQVVPLPGAELDLADGATKDQVRAAFDTWSAAKAPTARLAARSERPDRADEDPCLVRPDARYRGPENQLYRVEIHQGGAAQDATFKWSRENGSVTFPVEDLDGTWVELASLGNDDKLDLGVGDLVEFVDTAYTSRREPLPLLRVEEVDLPGRRVRLSGEPEPFVGRRPELNPYLRRWDHRPATRRTKGAAKVRDGALRIEEGAWLPLEDGVFVYFEPGRTYRSGDYWTVPARTATGGVEWPTDAARRPLLRSPRGVRVHYAPLAWILGEGSVADLRQEFGPLAAPIPAADEEALAAEARAEEEAVAAERVADSGSTPPVTGQNDQETNEN; this comes from the coding sequence ATGCACGCAGATCTCTCCCGCGACACCTTCCGGCCGGACCGGCACTACTCGGCGGTGCTCGCCCAGCAGGGCCGCGTCCAACTGGACGCGGACACCAACGAGCAGGCCGCGATCCAGCTGCACCGGGCCCGTACCACCGCGGCCGACCTGATCGGACGGCACGGCGGGCCGCGCGGCGCGACCGGCTTCGAGGTGAAGTTCCTGGGCGGCAGCCGGGAGCTGGACGACCTCGCCCTCGGCGGCGGCCGCTACTACGTGGACGGCATCCTGCTGGACGCGACCCGGCCCGGACCCGGCGTCCCGGCCGAGGACGACGCCACCGGGCCGGACGGCGAGGCACCGGACGCCGCCCCCGCGACCTGGACGTACTGGGATCAGCCGGACGGCTACCGCGACCCGGAGCGCCCCGGCGACCGGCTGCCCACCCAGTTCCCGTATCTGGCCTGCCTGAAGGTGTGGGAACGGGTGGTCACCGCGGCCGAGGACCCGCTGCTGCGCGAGGTGGCGCTGGGCACGGCGATGCCCGACACGGCGGCCCGGGTCAAGGTGGTGTGGCAGGTCGTGCCGCTGCCCGGTGCGGAGCTGGACCTCGCGGACGGGGCGACGAAGGACCAGGTGCGGGCGGCGTTCGACACCTGGTCGGCGGCGAAGGCTCCGACGGCCCGGCTGGCGGCCCGCAGCGAACGCCCGGACCGGGCGGACGAGGACCCGTGCCTGGTCCGGCCGGACGCCCGCTACCGGGGGCCGGAGAACCAGCTGTACCGGGTGGAGATCCATCAGGGCGGCGCGGCACAGGACGCCACGTTCAAGTGGTCCAGGGAGAACGGTTCGGTGACCTTCCCGGTCGAGGACCTGGACGGTACCTGGGTCGAGCTGGCCTCGCTCGGCAACGACGACAAGCTCGACCTCGGCGTCGGTGACCTGGTCGAGTTCGTCGACACCGCCTACACGAGCCGCCGTGAACCGCTGCCCCTGCTGCGGGTGGAGGAGGTCGATCTGCCGGGGCGCCGGGTGCGGCTCTCGGGCGAGCCGGAGCCCTTCGTGGGCCGGCGCCCCGAGTTGAACCCGTACCTGCGGCGCTGGGACCACCGCCCGGCGACCCGCAGGACGAAGGGCGCCGCGAAGGTGCGCGACGGTGCGCTGCGGATCGAGGAGGGGGCCTGGCTGCCGCTGGAGGACGGGGTGTTCGTGTACTTCGAGCCGGGCAGGACGTACCGCTCCGGTGACTACTGGACCGTGCCCGCCCGGACGGCGACGGGCGGCGTCGAGTGGCCGACCGACGCGGCCCGGCGTCCGCTGCTGCGCTCGCCGCGCGGTGTGCGGGTCCACTACGCGCCGCTGGCCTGGATTCTCGGTGAGGGGTCGGTGGCCGACCTCCGCCAGGAGTTCGGACCGCTGGCCGCGCCGATCCCGGCCGCGGACGAGGAGGCCCTGGCGGCGGAGGCACGGGCCGAGGAGGAGGCGGTGGCCGCCGAACGTGTGGCGGACAGCGGTTCGACTCCCCCCGTTACCGGGCAAAACGATCAGGAGACGAACGAGAACTGA
- a CDS encoding peptidoglycan-binding protein, translated as MATPLSADKLLKALRDEGLRVVEHRSWRTHNRNHKGPWGPVNGVMIHHTVTSGTQSSVELCYNGHSSLPGPLCHGVIAKDGSVHLVGHGRANHAGLGDDDVLRAVVNESASLPSDNEANTDGNRHFYGFECINLGDGKDPWPAAQLLAIEKVSAAICRAHHWSQRSVIGHKEWQPGKVDPRGFTMDSMRSRIKSRLGGKPDGPSKPPAPPKYEPFPGAAFFKVGRRSAIITAMGKRLVAEGCGRYEVGPGPAWSDADKKSYAAWQRKLGYSGSGADGIPGKESWTKLKVPNV; from the coding sequence ATGGCAACGCCCCTGTCGGCCGACAAGCTGCTCAAAGCCCTCCGTGACGAAGGCCTGCGTGTCGTCGAGCACCGGAGCTGGCGTACACACAACCGCAACCACAAGGGCCCGTGGGGCCCGGTGAACGGGGTGATGATCCATCACACCGTGACGTCCGGAACGCAGAGCTCGGTGGAGCTCTGCTACAACGGCCACTCCAGCCTCCCCGGTCCGCTCTGCCACGGGGTGATAGCCAAGGACGGCTCGGTCCATCTCGTCGGGCACGGGCGGGCCAACCACGCCGGGCTCGGCGACGACGACGTCCTGCGGGCCGTGGTCAACGAGTCGGCCTCACTGCCCTCCGACAACGAGGCCAACACCGACGGCAACCGGCACTTCTACGGCTTCGAGTGCATCAACCTCGGCGACGGGAAGGACCCCTGGCCGGCGGCGCAGCTGCTGGCGATCGAGAAGGTGTCCGCCGCGATCTGCCGGGCGCACCACTGGTCGCAGCGCTCGGTGATCGGGCACAAGGAGTGGCAGCCGGGAAAGGTCGATCCGCGCGGGTTCACGATGGACTCGATGCGCAGCCGGATCAAGTCCCGGCTCGGCGGCAAGCCGGACGGCCCGTCGAAGCCGCCCGCACCGCCGAAGTACGAGCCGTTCCCCGGCGCGGCGTTCTTCAAGGTGGGCAGACGCAGCGCGATCATCACCGCGATGGGCAAGCGCCTCGTGGCGGAGGGCTGCGGCCGTTACGAGGTGGGTCCCGGACCGGCCTGGTCGGACGCCGACAAGAAGTCGTACGCGGCCTGGCAGCGCAAGCTCGGCTACTCGGGCAGCGGGGCGGACGGCATTCCGGGCAAGGAGAGCTGGACGAAGCTCAAGGTCCCGAACGTCTGA